Proteins from a single region of Phycisphaerae bacterium:
- the mutY gene encoding A/G-specific adenine glycosylase produces the protein MQRSETSPFIPVRERPSPKARHVARSMSGRHRREDEVAFRRVIRSRLLRWYDTHKRDLPWRRRHTDAYAQLLAEFMLQQTQVITVIGYYERFLQRFPTINDLAAADLDEVLALWAGLGYYRRARHLHAAARTIVSAYGGRVPVHVEQLMTLPGIGRSTAGAIASVAYGVRAPVLDGNVARVVSRLLVVAEWATTAVVRSRLWAATVSLLPENRCGDFNQALMELGAVICTPRHPACSLCPLGSHCGAVSKGLTERIPVTPRRTAVRTMPLVVAAVACGSAVLLVQGPDTGLWAGLWALPSEPVADGESIGAARDRLAVRLGVSCQLNGTPDASISRLLTHRQVTFHVFRGQASGKPRMTELLGMPCRWVGPRQRARLGISRAHQAIIESVGRVLSAGGEG, from the coding sequence GTGCAGCGCTCAGAGACCAGCCCGTTCATCCCCGTGCGAGAGAGGCCATCACCAAAAGCTCGGCATGTCGCCAGATCGATGAGTGGGCGGCATCGACGAGAAGATGAGGTCGCCTTCCGCCGCGTCATACGATCGCGATTACTGCGCTGGTATGACACGCACAAACGGGACTTGCCCTGGCGACGTCGGCACACCGACGCCTATGCCCAGCTCCTGGCCGAGTTCATGCTCCAGCAGACCCAGGTGATCACCGTGATCGGCTACTATGAGCGATTCCTTCAACGGTTCCCCACCATCAACGATCTGGCGGCGGCGGACCTTGACGAGGTCCTGGCTCTCTGGGCGGGGCTGGGCTACTACCGACGGGCCCGCCACCTTCATGCCGCAGCCCGCACTATCGTGTCAGCATACGGCGGTCGCGTACCCGTCCACGTCGAGCAGCTCATGACCCTGCCCGGCATCGGGCGGTCCACGGCCGGAGCGATCGCTTCGGTCGCCTATGGTGTCCGAGCTCCGGTTCTCGACGGAAATGTGGCCCGCGTCGTCAGCCGGCTGCTGGTCGTCGCGGAGTGGGCTACGACTGCGGTCGTCCGATCTCGTCTTTGGGCGGCGACAGTGTCACTCTTACCGGAAAACCGATGTGGAGACTTCAATCAAGCCCTGATGGAGCTTGGAGCCGTCATTTGTACGCCTCGCCACCCTGCGTGCTCGCTGTGTCCGCTTGGCTCACACTGCGGGGCGGTGAGCAAGGGACTGACCGAGCGGATTCCCGTCACGCCTCGCAGAACTGCCGTCCGGACGATGCCCCTTGTTGTTGCGGCCGTCGCCTGCGGCTCCGCCGTGCTGCTGGTTCAAGGGCCGGACACGGGGCTGTGGGCAGGTCTTTGGGCTCTACCGAGCGAGCCGGTCGCGGATGGCGAGTCGATCGGAGCCGCGCGTGACCGTCTGGCGGTTCGCCTCGGCGTCTCCTGTCAGCTGAACGGGACGCCCGACGCGTCCATCTCGCGTCTCCTGACCCACCGCCAGGTCACCTTCCACGTGTTTCGTGGTCAGGCCAGCGGGAAGCCGCGAATGACCGAACTCTTGGGCATGCCCTGCAGGTGGGTCGGCCCGCGGCAACGGGCCAGACTGGGAATCAGTCGAGCCCACCAAGCGATTATCGAGTCAGTTGGTCGG
- a CDS encoding MFS transporter — protein MSMALRIKLSTMMLLQYAIWGIWVPNIAMHLEKLDGFKENPQTKISLIFMTMPIASIIAPFFGGQIADRYFAAQRFLGVSQIVSGVVLMFLAKMTSFPAVFIGMLVFNLLYAPTIALANSIVFNHWPNDKFSTIRVWGSIGWIAIGWIFGIWLGLPETLLGRKPEVGDLFYFAGVVSILYGLYSFTLPHTPPTAKGGNPWAFLDALALMKNPSFAVMAVIGFFVAIELQYYFVQTPSFLKQGMTLPESWVGPVQTFGQICEMVMMVLLPFVLAKTGFRITMAIGIAAWALRDFLFAVGHPTSLVVTAISLHGVGFAFFFTVIFMFADVVAPKDIRSSAQSFLSSVTIGMGMLVGSLVAGPIADALNKDWPKVYLIPAILCTVCCLVFLVAFKFKPATSAEASRPAFSGEDAK, from the coding sequence ATGTCGATGGCGTTGCGAATCAAGCTGAGTACCATGATGCTGCTCCAGTATGCCATATGGGGAATCTGGGTACCCAATATCGCCATGCACCTTGAAAAGCTCGACGGCTTCAAGGAGAACCCGCAAACCAAGATCTCGTTGATCTTCATGACGATGCCGATCGCATCGATCATCGCTCCCTTCTTTGGCGGCCAGATTGCCGACCGCTACTTCGCGGCCCAGCGGTTCCTGGGTGTCAGCCAGATTGTCAGCGGCGTCGTTCTCATGTTCCTGGCCAAGATGACCAGTTTTCCGGCGGTCTTCATCGGCATGCTGGTGTTCAACCTGTTGTACGCGCCGACCATCGCGCTGGCCAACTCGATCGTCTTCAATCACTGGCCGAACGACAAGTTCAGCACCATCCGCGTGTGGGGTTCGATCGGGTGGATCGCCATCGGGTGGATTTTCGGCATCTGGCTGGGTCTTCCGGAAACCCTGCTGGGCCGCAAACCCGAGGTGGGCGATCTCTTCTACTTCGCGGGCGTGGTGTCCATTCTCTACGGTTTGTATTCCTTCACCCTGCCCCACACGCCGCCGACCGCCAAAGGCGGGAATCCGTGGGCCTTCCTGGATGCCTTGGCCCTCATGAAGAACCCGTCGTTCGCGGTCATGGCCGTCATAGGCTTCTTCGTCGCCATCGAACTGCAGTACTACTTCGTTCAGACCCCATCGTTCCTCAAGCAAGGAATGACTCTCCCGGAATCCTGGGTCGGGCCGGTCCAAACGTTCGGCCAGATCTGCGAAATGGTGATGATGGTCCTGCTGCCGTTCGTCCTGGCCAAGACCGGATTCCGCATCACCATGGCCATTGGGATTGCGGCTTGGGCATTGCGCGATTTCCTGTTCGCGGTCGGTCATCCTACCTCTCTGGTTGTTACTGCCATCTCGTTGCACGGCGTCGGTTTCGCCTTCTTCTTCACCGTGATCTTCATGTTTGCCGACGTCGTCGCGCCCAAAGACATCAGGTCCAGCGCCCAGAGCTTCCTGTCGTCGGTGACTATCGGCATGGGCATGTTGGTTGGATCGCTGGTAGCCGGCCCGATTGCCGACGCCCTCAACAAGGACTGGCCCAAGGTTTACCTCATACCGGCCATTCTCTGCACCGTCTGCTGCCTGGTGTTCCTGGTCGCATTCAAGTTCAAGCCGGCCACCTCGGCCGAGGCCTCAAGACCGGCTTTCTCGGGCGAGGACGCCAAGTAG
- a CDS encoding exo-alpha-sialidase codes for MDIRGRGAAGSLVLVVLVAIPAWGQSAPAKNAAAISSLTPITIYRDSKRYNSFPDIARLPDGRLLCVFRDATFPKQIRHIEADARVVGCVSEDQGRTWSKPEVIYDDPACQNDPSVAVLKDGRLLLTFFNWVGRSAEYAAAHKTHQSRKVDRGPWGEYAEPGGVYLLWGRARDLKWDKEATHVTGDAVVLRGTSAAVLETRKGTLLMPIYGRSEERRVNNRRRDVGAVLRSVDGGKTWGNEIVIAEDPGRKIDMGEPALAQAANGDVVALLRTANAEDHLFVTRSTDDGMTWSTIAQTGLIGHPAALQLLPDGRLLVVYGYRHAPFGVRGYISTDDGKTWDASKVFTIAATGVQTDLGYPSVCLTNDDHAVVAYYMNGRDIKDRWIECKRIPLSSLK; via the coding sequence ATGGACATTCGCGGACGCGGAGCGGCGGGGTCGCTGGTCTTGGTTGTCTTGGTGGCTATTCCCGCATGGGGCCAGTCGGCGCCGGCGAAGAACGCGGCGGCAATCTCGTCTCTCACCCCCATCACGATCTATCGCGATTCGAAGCGCTACAACAGCTTCCCGGATATTGCCCGGCTGCCCGACGGCCGGCTCCTGTGCGTCTTTCGCGATGCGACGTTTCCGAAGCAGATCAGACACATCGAAGCCGACGCCCGTGTTGTGGGCTGCGTGTCGGAGGACCAGGGACGGACATGGTCGAAGCCCGAGGTGATCTACGACGATCCCGCCTGTCAGAACGATCCCTCGGTGGCGGTTCTCAAGGACGGGCGATTGCTGCTCACGTTTTTCAACTGGGTGGGACGCAGCGCCGAATACGCGGCCGCTCACAAGACTCATCAGAGTCGCAAGGTCGATCGTGGCCCATGGGGGGAGTACGCCGAGCCGGGCGGAGTGTATCTCCTGTGGGGCAGGGCCAGAGATCTGAAGTGGGATAAGGAGGCCACACACGTCACCGGTGACGCCGTGGTTCTGCGAGGTACTTCCGCCGCCGTGCTCGAGACCCGCAAGGGTACGCTCCTGATGCCGATCTACGGTCGTTCGGAAGAGCGCCGGGTGAATAACAGACGCCGCGACGTGGGCGCTGTCCTCCGCAGTGTGGACGGCGGCAAGACGTGGGGTAATGAGATTGTCATTGCCGAAGACCCGGGCCGCAAGATCGACATGGGCGAGCCGGCCCTCGCCCAGGCCGCCAACGGCGATGTCGTTGCGCTGCTGCGCACGGCAAACGCCGAGGACCACCTGTTCGTCACCCGCTCGACCGACGATGGTATGACCTGGTCCACGATCGCGCAGACCGGACTCATCGGTCATCCTGCCGCTCTGCAGTTGCTCCCGGACGGGCGGCTGCTGGTTGTCTACGGTTATCGGCACGCGCCCTTCGGCGTGCGCGGTTATATCAGTACGGACGACGGCAAGACATGGGACGCAAGCAAGGTCTTCACCATCGCCGCGACCGGTGTGCAGACTGACCTGGGCTACCCCAGCGTCTGCCTGACCAATGACGACCATGCCGTGGTCGCCTACTACATGAACGGGCGGGATATCAAGGACCGCTGGATCGAATGCAAGCGGATCCCGTTGTCAAGCCTCAAGTAG
- a CDS encoding class I mannose-6-phosphate isomerase, protein MAVYPLVFEPIYRGKIWGGDRIFTRFARIRSIPGPIGESWELADLEEGQSQVRNGPCRGNTLGDLRRNWGADLFGKVEPFEGRFPLLIKYLDAHTSLSVQVHPSEAVARRLGGQVRVKHEAWYILDAKPGGAIYHGLEPGVDDRAFRDAMRTGRVDGVLRSIPVVAGDCYYLPSGTPHALGAGVLVAEVQTPSDVTYRAYDWGRIDPTTGRPRPLHLDQAIECIDFIAPSPPPRQGILSVGHEPGEAASLARCECFEITRCLVGGGGQDMIELYGCPAVWMMLEGAGEILHGGDGESVPIVAGDVVLLPAALPKPIIRIGQAATWLKVTVPPAKS, encoded by the coding sequence ATGGCAGTATACCCTCTGGTGTTCGAGCCGATCTACAGGGGGAAGATCTGGGGCGGCGACCGGATCTTCACGCGATTCGCCCGGATCAGGAGCATTCCCGGGCCAATCGGTGAATCCTGGGAACTGGCGGATCTGGAAGAGGGTCAATCTCAAGTGCGGAACGGCCCGTGCCGGGGCAACACGTTGGGTGATCTCCGGCGCAATTGGGGAGCAGACTTGTTCGGGAAGGTCGAACCGTTCGAGGGCCGATTCCCACTGCTGATCAAATACCTTGATGCTCACACATCGCTCAGCGTTCAGGTTCATCCCAGCGAAGCTGTCGCCCGCCGACTCGGCGGTCAGGTTCGAGTGAAGCACGAGGCATGGTACATTCTGGATGCCAAGCCTGGGGGGGCAATCTATCATGGGCTCGAACCGGGAGTGGATGACCGGGCATTTCGCGACGCGATGCGGACGGGCCGAGTCGACGGTGTTCTCCGCAGCATTCCCGTGGTCGCGGGCGATTGTTATTACCTGCCCAGCGGTACACCGCATGCCCTAGGCGCGGGGGTGCTCGTGGCCGAAGTGCAGACGCCGTCCGACGTGACCTATCGAGCTTATGACTGGGGCCGGATTGACCCGACCACCGGTCGGCCGCGGCCACTCCATCTCGACCAGGCAATCGAGTGCATCGACTTCATCGCTCCATCGCCGCCTCCCAGGCAAGGGATCCTGTCGGTCGGCCATGAGCCGGGAGAGGCGGCCAGCCTGGCCCGGTGTGAGTGTTTCGAGATTACCCGGTGTCTCGTCGGCGGCGGTGGGCAGGATATGATCGAGCTGTATGGGTGCCCGGCCGTCTGGATGATGCTCGAGGGTGCCGGAGAGATACTCCATGGTGGTGACGGCGAGAGCGTGCCCATCGTGGCCGGAGACGTGGTGTTGCTTCCCGCCGCGCTGCCGAAACCGATCATTCGAATCGGCCAGGCGGCCACCTGGCTCAAGGTCACCGTGCCGCCGGCCAAATCATGA